From the genome of Solanum lycopersicum chromosome 7, SLM_r2.1:
agcttaatatattatgttaaaatccaccaaataaatttaaagataaCCTTCTGAAATGGAGAGTTGAGGGAAGAAATTTaaatggaacaacctgaagagTTTGTAGCTCCAAGTAAAATAGAGAAAGTGTGAAGACTTGTGAAATTGCTTTATGAGCTCAAGAAAGCACCCAAACAATAGCATGATAAATTTGACCTAACAGTATTGataaatggattcaagattaccAAATGTAATAAGTTtgtttagattaaaaaaatatgatcatgaagtcattgtttgtctATATGTTGATggcatgttaataatgagtaaaaatattgacgatataaatgctactaagtgCATGCTGTCCAGCAAGTCCGATATAAAGGACAAAGGAGTTGTTGATTTGATCTTGGAGATCAGAATTCTCAAAACTCCTCGTGGACTAGAATTATCTCATTCTCATTATATTTGAAGAGTATTGGATAAGTTAAATACTTGAATTTCATTATTGTCAAAACtcaaattaatttaagttttacatttaaaaaagaataaaggtAAAATTGAATCTCAATTAGAATATGCAAGAGTaatgggaagtttgatgtatattataaaTTGTACATGACCAGATATATCATGTGCTATAAACAAACTAAGTCGGTTCATTAGTAATCTGAATCAAACTCACTTGATGAATATGAAACGTGTGTATGGGTATCTAAAACATATACAACACTATGTTTCACATTATAACAAATATGCTactgtgattgaaggatatagtgatgcaaattggatcaccatgtcaaatgaagtaaaatctaCAAGTGGTTATGTACTTACTCTTTGTAGAGGAGAAGTCTCTTTGAAATCGTCCAAATAAACATGTATCGCTCGCTCcaaaggctggtgaagaagttGAAGGGCTCtagaatttcctagaggatattcaaTTTTGGCCCAAACCTATGGGACCTATCAACATAAATTACGATAGTCAAGCAACAATAGGTAAGGCAAGAAGTGTCATGTACAAGTATAAGTATCGTCATATACGACAGAGACATAACACCGTATGACAAATGCTCTCTAAtggaattatcagaattgactatgtgaagtcaagtcataatgtgtcagatctactaacgaaaggcctagcGAAAGAGGAGGTTGAAAGATCATCcaagggaatgggtttacagattaggacaagtcagcataGCGATAAATCTATCTAGTAGAGTAGAGATctcaagagctagattcaaggaggaAAATAATGTTGTGACTTACGGTTTGACATTGTAAATCAACTCAATCGATTCTcatgatgaaaaaaatgttcAGGAACAAGGTTAAGTCTTTAAGGCTTGttattgagttaataaagcATAGCGTTTTTAAGGATTTGCTTAGTTTGGAAGAtatgaccaaatagtgtatatACGAGATttcacggttagaaatcacctatgtgagtgtgaagtgtaagcctcTTCAAAGAGAATTTAGGCCAAAATTTTATTCCGTATACACTcgtgaaaccaggaggtgttcatggatgaaACGAAAACAATTGTAAGTATCATACACAAAAAAGTGATAATTGTgcgacatatggttgtctaggtaaaTACCAAAGCTTGACGGTTCAAATACatcgcatctaccgattgaccgtgtatatccgacatatgacCACTACgaaaagtccaaggggaaaccaaCTTATCTAGATGTAATCAATCATTGTCTAAAAAGTACACATTGGTCAGGGCATTCCTATCTTATAATCATTCCACATTAATCTGGGGATTGTtaggtatgtagcaagaattaaTGAGAAATAAAGGGAAGATGAAAAGAGTGGAACTTCAAAAGTTTggaacttgaagagttggggACTTGAAAAGTACTTTTATGCTTAAGTGAAAAGGAATTTGTCTCTTATtggtggtggaaagaaaaataacacaGTCTATATATAGAAACAATTCTATTAATTGTTAAGAGTGTTGTAAAGAGGGATCCCCCTCTCATTATCGTTGTCGTTACTCGGCCCGACTTTGGCTATGGCTACGGCTATAACTTTTGTTTTGGAAAATGATCGAGTGATAATATTTTggacaaagtttgttttaattaattaattaaattaaatgaacaaaacgttttaatttaattagttgataacaaaaaaaatttcaattatttagttGAGATTAACCTGACCCAACTCGGATCCGTGTGACCCTCTTTATTTAAATCTTTCCcgaatttatttaaatttcccaTCCCTTGGAAATGACTGTTATGAAAatttgcaactttcaggaaaaGCCCAGACCGTTTAAAAGGTTGCGTTAATGGTCTTATGGATTCTAAAAGGGTTGCAACAATTCAGAACCTGCTCCTCTTGcctaaaaatatcattcattcattagaagTTTTTCTTATGAGTTTTTCTGATTTCTTCTTTTGCTTCTGCACAAagtttcttcgtgtactttacTGTTGTTGAGCGGTTTGCTGACACGATAgttttgggtatcaatacacTTGTGATTGTGATCATTCTATCCTGGAAGGACATATTCTAAATCAAACATCGGATACAAGaggaaataatttccttaaggggacactatgTATTCAATGggcttgatttttttcttttcttattttctagtatttggtACGTTtacgtattttatttttttgtatattaatttttgttcatctctCTTACTGGTTCATTCAAACTTttgtaacttcgtgtttctgcaaagttttgTTGGAATACTAACTATGTTTTAAAACATGGATTGGCAACACCTCCTAGTAATCGCGGAAGGTGTCACTTATTCTTGATCATGTCTTTCTACTATTCTAGGGTTGTAGACATTCAGACTTgttctttaataaaaatttgtatatttacCTAGTGACATGTATACATGACAACAGGTTTTGGGGAAGGTTTTTGTatgttattatttcaaaattcttatGTTATGTTTAGTCCTTATTTCATCTCTTAATTTTGTATTTACactttcaatgattttttaGGTTGACATGTCTTAGTTGGATAAGGCAAGTGTAATCACACCCAATTTTTGTATCGTGATGGTTAGAACTTTTATCTCTTCATATCGttgcatttttaaattttaaagagatAAATTTGAATGATTCAAACTCGATGCATGTATTTTTTGAAGGAAATAAAGAAACTATCTACTGTGGAGGGGGGTCAATTGAATTGCATTCATCGAAAAGTTACACTTTTATAAATAGacttatttttttctagtatttatatatttttgtcccCCACACCATGAATAAATTTATcttcaactattttttaaatttatttactaaatatgttGATGCTATTTCCATACAAAAGGAATAGTTCAACAATTACGATGACACATATAAGCACGTACGAcataacaattaatttttaaacttcATATACCCATAAAATATTCATCTATCACATTGCAGGAAAAAGTAAatgtttttcatataattttaaattgagtTTTACATGAACAATTACACATATATTGTTTTATGTGTGTCACATGTTTGTGAATTTCATAATCTAAACAAGTGTAAAAAAAGATATGTAGAGTCTTCCACTCCAAAACATACATtcaaaatactttaattttaaatgaaactaactattatcttttgtgaaaaaatattattgcctCAATCAGAATTTAATGTCCTATGTCAATTTGTAGTGATTCTGATGGTTTGCATTAGATATGATATTTGACTAACTCTATGAGacctattttaaatttattttgtcaaagtATAAAAATCAAACATTTCATGTTTTACAGTTATAATAAAtacacacataaaatataataaatgaaaaaggtaaaagaaataaatgatattagatttttttataaaattctcaatatatgtaaaaatataactaTTAGCACATTAATTTAATTCTTCTAAATCTTGAGTTAAAACTCTAGTTTTTTCAAACATTTGCACTTATAATTTATCTTACCTTTTCTGGATAGAtaacatattttcaaaaattgaacaaaaaatgttttcatgaaACAGCTCAACAATCAATAGTGTACATATAAAAGGAGAGATATTGTATGTTCACttcttaatattaattttagttttttaaaaaatatatatgtagtcAAGAGTTGACACCCTAATCAGTGTAGGTGATAAGCGACGTCATTTTTCTTCTCCACTTCAATTTTATAAGGGATAGATCAACAACCAAGAGGAAAATATAAAGGCGATATAGATGGTATTGATTCACTCATTCATTCAATTCAATTAATtgttatcttttattttctctaaatAAAGGAATTGAATTGTGTGATAGTGAGTTTGGTTCAATCAttgtttctcaattttttacCCTTGTGTTCGTTTATAAATTTACAATTCATTTTAGCAAGTGTCTTGTTTTTGAATTTATCGAccatttctaataaattttaaaacataattatcAAGAGTGAAAAATGTTTGATTTCTCCTTCTTGTAATCttgttttaattcttttgtctATGGCATatcgaaaaaaaatattaataccaCAAAAAGGTTGTAACAAAAGTTGTATACATCTCTCTATTTTTCAAACCCTAGTTTGTGTATATCTCACCATTTTCAAATACTACTGGTGGATGACATGAGGTATgttgctttttttttgtgtattgatATGTATGAACAAtctaatttaaatacaaaaagaCTTCCATCAAATTTTCCACAGTCATTCactcaattatatttttcaatatgagAAAGAGACTTCCATATCCATCTAAGAATGAGTGTGTAACATCTCCTGAACTGAAATAACTAAAGGATAATCTAAGAAACCAAGAATAAtccatttttgaaataaatatggaaatctggaaaattttcagcttttaaaagtgagttttggtcattttcaaatagcCATAACTTCCAGCTCAGGAAGAGTTAGggtgagttctttatatggCCCATCAGGGCAGGTTCTGTTTGACCTGCCAAGGCGCCTCAAGCACTTCAGACAAGAGTGTACCACACAAGCTCTAGCGCTCCGTGCCTCTTAGAGTGCCAAAACCCCTAGAGGTCTCGACTTTTCCCTATCTCTTCATAATAGTTCCTAAGTTATGTACCTATCATTTGTAGGTGATTCCAACACTACAAAgtacatataatcatcatgaAATAATCCATAAATATTAGATCATGATCCTTAAATACAATCCAGTTCAAGTAAAGTtaaaatcaaagtcaaagaaacTAAGAGTCAATTCCAAAAGTCAAGAAGCAAGTCAATGTGAGTTATTAAAGTTTCCTAGAGTATTAAGCAAAcgttttaaactttttttaaggACTCAAGTTACAAGCAAGAGAGTGTAAAGTTGATTTCATTCTGAACAGTTATAAAGGGACTAAGTAATCCCTAAGAGTTACAAACGTTTTCATATTTAACAAGAAAAGAGACTTCAGGCTAGTTTTAAGACAAAAGTAATAGTTTAATAAAATGGAACAATCAGGGAATGTATGATTTCTAAGAGAGATTTTTAAAGCAatattttgagcactaatctcaaatcacagaatcagtatgttttataaacataagagttagtatatttttgggagtattattgagcacaaatgtggggatgcgagttcatatgTCGTGTGATtatccaactcgcatactcgtacatttaatATACTTATGCTAGTTTATCTGCACTGTTTATGATGTGCACAAAGGTAACAAGGATCAGCACGCAGTGCATCGTTGATTCCGTGGAGCACTCCAAAGTCAGttagtgagcctccttgcatttcgGAGGACATCTTTTTATGGCTTTAATAGATTAATTCATTTGGATGTTGTGGGGTCGGTTCTGACATCCATCTCAGTCAGTTTAGAGGTTTCGTAGACAATTAGTAGTTCCGTTCTAGAGTCTCagttattttataatttcatatgttCAAGTGTTGAGACTTCAGTGTCATTTTAGGTAAGACAATTATCTAAGTTATTTGATGAGAATTCTTTTAATTCTTTATCTGACATGAGTATAGTcttccactaagttaagtaaccCAGGCAAGGGTTCACTCAAGACCTATGATAGTTGTTGGGTACCGGCCACGTCCAAGGTGTAGGCTACAGGCATggaaaacatggtatcagagcacataGTTCAATATTCCTAGGGAGTGTATGAAGCCGTGTATGTAGAGTCTTAGTCTTCTgcgtgaagcgcgccacatctaTGACTAGgaggctacaacatttaggaaaattctcacttctttcatatatttttgcGCTTTaaagtttatctctaaaagtctCTCTATAATTCGTGCTTGCGCGTGTTCCGAATAACCATGCGTCGACGAAGAGCAGTAAGAGGTCGTTCAGCTAGCAAAAATGTAGAAGCTCAATAACAGGAGCTACTCAATTCTTCGGCAGTACAACCTCAAGGAGAGATTACTAATGAAGAGTTTTGTGAGGCTATTCAGATATTGAATTAAGTTGTGAAAAGCCAAGTCAGGCCTCAAAGAGGAGCTGGACAAGAAGTGGCAGACACTTCGAGGATTCAGgaattcttgaggatgaatTTCCTAAGATTCACTCGTACAAGCACTTCTACGTATCCGAAAAACTTTGTGGAAGAGTTTAACAAGGTGTTTCATGTGATGCATGCGGTTGGTGTTGACAGAGTTGAACTAGCTGCATACAAACTCAAGAGTGTCGCTAGGACTTGGTACGACCCGTGGAAGGAGCGCAGAGATGAAAATGTACCACATCCAAATTGTGCttgtttttaaaaagatttcatGGGGCGTCTATTTCCCAGAGAATTGAAAGTGGCCAAGGTATGTGATTTTATCACCCTTAAGGAGGACTCACTCAGTGTGCATGAGTATGGGTTCAAATTTACCCAACTAACTCGTTATGCTCCAGAGATGGTAAAGGACATGAAGAGTAGGATCAGTTTTTTCGTTGCTAGGTTGTGTCGTTCTTCAAGATAAGAGGGTCGGGGTGCAATGCTTGGAGATATGGATATTTCTTGGTTAATGGCTTATGTACAACATGTAGAAAGCCAAGACCGGGAATGACTCCTGGAAATAAAATAGTGGTTTAAATTGGGTAcaattttagaagaagaaggGGCATGCACCATTATCTTCTAGTGCACCTGCGCCTAGAGAAATAGTTGAGCATCATGGTAAGAACTCTCGAGTTAGGCCTGCATATTCACAGGGTATTGTGGCACAAAGAGGTAATAAGCCTCCTGCCTGTGCCAAGTGTGGTAGAAATCACTTTAGTATGTGTCGTGAAGGCTTTGTGGGTTGTTTCAAGTGAAGTTACATTGGGCATTTCATTAAAGAATGTCCCAAGAGTAAGAAACGCGGTGGTAATGGGAGCTACAGATTTCAACCTTCATTAGTTGCTCCACTAGATAGGACTGAACCTAGAGGAGCTACTTCTGGTACTGGCGGAGGGGCAAACCTCCTCTATGCTATCACTAGCCgccaagagcaagagaactcTTGAGATTTTTTCAtgggtatgatcaaagtctttaattttgatgtttatgcattgttagaccCAGGAGAAATTTTATCCTTTGTAAATCCTTatgttgaaaatcagtttgcaACTCTACTTTAAAAACTTTTGTGAACCCTTTTGTGTTTCTATGCTCATTGGGGAGTCTATCATGATTTATCAatttccatcaatcacaagaacaccatgGCTAACTTAGTAGACTTAGACattgtagattttgatgtcattctaggtattgATTGGCTTCGTGTCTGTTATACATCAATGTATTGTAGGACATGGCTTGTCAAGTTTTAGATATCTGACAAGTCAGTCATAGAGTAGAGTAGTAGTTCAACAATCACTAAGGGTCATTTTCTTTCGTATCTTAAAGCGATGAAGTAAGTTTCCAAGGGGTGTATGCATCACTATGTcagagttaatgactcaagtgctgAGGTACATTCCCTTACTTTAGTTCCTATAGTCagtgagtttccagaagtctATCCTCATGATATACCCGGAGTCCGTCCTAAAAGTGAAATAGACTTCGGCATAGACATCACTCCAGATACTcatcctatctctattcctccatACAAAATGGCACCAGCaaagttaaaagagttgaaagaaaaactgaaagatctgttagataaggtttcattagaccacGTGTCTCAGCTTGTGGTGCTCCGGtcttatttgtgaaaaagaagatAGTTTcgttaggatgtgtatagattaccgcCTTGGATAATGTGATCCTCAAGTATAAGTATCCTCTTCAgaggatagatgatctttttgACCAGCTTCAAGGTGATTCtttcttttcaaagattgacCTTCGATAAAGCTATTATTAGTTGAAAGTTATGGAATGTTATATTCccaagacaacttttagaacaaGGTATGAGCATTATGATTTTTgttatgtcctttggtttgacgAATGCacctgcaacattcatggatctcatgaatagagtcttcaaacattatttatatttgtttgtcattgtcttcattgacaaGAAACTTGtatattcaaggaatgaaaaagatcatgctagtcacctcaAAATTGTTCTACATATGTTGAAGGATAAGGACATATttgccaagttctccaagtaTGAATTTTGGCTTAAGTCTGTGGAATTCTTGGTCCACATTATATCTGGTGATGGGATTAGAGTTGACACCTAGAAGATACAAGCAGTTCAGAGGGTAGGtaatgggacacctaattcattttgttctaagagttatgaccatttgaagttgatccaaCTACATTTTCCCTTAGCTGTCTtgaaattttccacctacggaccgtgctggtcatccgtagATCTTGTCAGAGCGTTGGAAAATGAGGGTCTCGATTGAAGGTCATGGACTACGAACCATCggctgacctacggaccgttggTCAatccgtcgatcaagacttagccaatttttttcCCTGCTgagtttttgggagtttctaaGTCCCTGGACGATCGTGCAGGATGGAACGTCATCTTTCCTACGGACTGTCGATGCCATCTTTTGTTGCACCCatagatttttttgaaaaaaaattgatttttggtctattttggctacgGAATGTTACAATTCCAATCAAACTCCTATAAAGTGAGCTATTAGCTTTATTTTCTCTATCATCAATTGtaaatttttcatttgtttctAACTGTATGTCCACAGTCCTGCAAtccatcttttaaatttttgaagaacACTTTTAGTATATTTCAattgagaaatgaaaattccTTCTTTCACTTAAGAAACATCGATgcccaagaaataatttagcaacccaagatcactcatttcataagcttgcatcatatcttttttgaaattttgcatcATCTTTACATCATTTCGTGTAAACACCCAATCATCCACATAGAGACAAACACGGATAATTCTTCTGTGTTCtttcttcacatacaaagtgttgtattttaaaaaaaggtgtgaatggaaaatgaagagttgcgaatgaaaagttgtgacttttatgaaatgttgtgactttgatgaaaaattgtgacttttataaaaagttgtaatttttatgaaaagttgtgacttttacggaaagttgtgacttttatgaaaggtgacgaccatTCTGAAAGACTGTGACTTTTCcgaaggtttgtgacctttccggtaaggcacaataagaaccatTTCGCACCACCCTTTgtcttctataaattgagggatttcctctcattttaatatagacttcattgacttcttcttcaactactaaatctagtattctaagtgtactttactgccgttgcgtggttcgctgacaccggagtttttggtatctatactctggtgattgagattattttaccaagggaggtcatattccaaatcaaacctcagatactagaggggaataatttccttaaggggacactgtaaattcagtggacttgatctttttcctattaaaatttgttcagattctggtacgtgttttacaaacaatagatttgtaaattaatttcagttcttctattcttttgttcttcactgcttcattaaacttggtaacttcgtgtttctgcaaagtttgttggaattagtaagattctttagacacatatgaaacaacaattcttctttaagaaaaatatttcgtatattttttttaaatctgtttctaattctagtttcgctactagttttaattttctagatgtgaaaatgtttttaaactttgttttcttacaaagatattcaaagttttgttctatgTTTGTCTacaatacaagatgaacaataatcttaaggaaattattatagtttagttttttttgtattctactgattgagagaatctgatTATAGAAGTAGAATATAAATTCATTACTTCTCTTGAATTCGTTGCTTTGTTTAGCAAAGTCGAAATGAGAATGTAAACAGAAATTTTTTACTGTATTCCGTTTAAAGATTACCAGGGAactttcttattaaattatctatggaggaaaatagtttctaagagttatcacctttaatttttttaattat
Proteins encoded in this window:
- the LOC104648516 gene encoding uncharacterized protein; the encoded protein is MENNNVIVNVVALTRTAVPQVEKPDFEVATMTEKLPPLWKDFKNYLKHNHKEIKFEDLVIRLKIEEDNKKDEKKPQRGAGQEVADTSRIQEFLRMNFLRFTRTSTSTYPKNFVEEFNKVFHVMHAVGVDRVELAAYKLKSVARTWYDPWKERRDENKKKGHAPLSSSAPAPREIVEHHGKNSRVRPAYSQGIVAQRECPKSKKRGGNGSYRFQPSLVAPLDRTEPRGATSGTGGGANLLYAITSRQEQENS